Proteins encoded by one window of Bacillus sp. DTU_2020_1000418_1_SI_GHA_SEK_038:
- a CDS encoding NCS1 family transporter, giving the protein MSTTIESYDKRETQIERVAGMDESLYPKTEKGRTVSAKDYIFMWIGDGVNLGNMTLGASVIVAGVATLNIFQTILAAIIAIGIISTIFALNDRLGYREGIPYVVQLRMSFGIKGTVISSLLRGIPAIVWYGIQSWIGGTALNEIAKIVTGGTFDNVVVCFIALQLIQIVLSLFGFHAIKWVETVASVVFMIALVYVFGILISSHSTEIAQNWVQAKGSWGLPFFGLIMVFLGNYAGIFVSAADYSRELKTGLSDAKRGSLYFIPITLSYGFVIVIGAMLAAATGVTNPAQALPIVIDNPYISVFVSAFIVVAVIATNMVANIIPPAYVITLLTKLKYKASVTVTGLLALGAFPWLLIQESSAKGLNMFILIYSAFLGPVIAILLVDYYILRKQKVDLEDLYKENGSFAGFNLAGLIAMFIGAGAAFLLVELAWIIGLVMAGISYYLLTKYAFKDSSFKKGTIFEK; this is encoded by the coding sequence ATGTCTACAACAATTGAAAGTTACGATAAAAGAGAGACGCAAATTGAACGTGTCGCAGGGATGGATGAATCTTTATATCCGAAAACTGAAAAGGGCAGAACTGTAAGCGCGAAAGACTATATTTTTATGTGGATTGGTGACGGCGTTAATTTAGGTAATATGACGCTTGGGGCCAGTGTGATTGTAGCGGGTGTTGCGACATTAAATATTTTTCAAACAATTTTAGCTGCTATCATCGCAATTGGGATCATTTCAACAATTTTCGCATTGAATGATCGACTTGGGTATAGAGAAGGAATTCCATATGTTGTCCAACTTAGAATGTCCTTTGGGATAAAGGGAACAGTGATATCGTCTCTTCTACGTGGGATACCCGCCATTGTTTGGTACGGTATTCAAAGCTGGATTGGCGGAACTGCATTAAATGAAATTGCGAAGATTGTTACGGGTGGAACTTTTGATAATGTTGTTGTTTGCTTTATTGCTCTGCAACTAATTCAAATTGTCCTTTCATTGTTCGGTTTCCATGCAATTAAATGGGTTGAGACTGTCGCATCGGTTGTATTTATGATAGCACTTGTTTATGTTTTCGGAATTCTTATTTCATCTCATAGCACTGAGATTGCCCAAAACTGGGTACAGGCAAAAGGCTCATGGGGCTTGCCGTTCTTTGGACTCATTATGGTCTTTTTAGGGAACTATGCAGGTATCTTTGTAAGTGCTGCAGACTATTCTAGAGAGCTCAAAACTGGTTTGAGTGATGCAAAACGCGGATCATTATACTTTATCCCAATTACTTTATCATATGGTTTTGTTATTGTAATTGGGGCAATGCTTGCTGCTGCTACTGGCGTAACGAATCCTGCACAAGCATTGCCGATAGTAATCGATAATCCTTATATCTCAGTATTTGTATCTGCATTTATTGTAGTTGCGGTTATTGCAACAAATATGGTTGCTAACATTATTCCACCAGCTTATGTCATTACATTGCTGACAAAATTAAAATATAAAGCATCTGTAACTGTAACAGGGTTGCTTGCTTTAGGTGCATTTCCTTGGTTGCTTATACAGGAGTCTTCAGCTAAAGGTCTTAATATGTTTATTCTAATATATTCCGCATTTTTAGGACCTGTTATTGCAATATTATTAGTGGACTACTATATACTAAGAAAACAAAAGGTAGATCTTGAAGATTTGTACAAAGAGAATGGTTCTTTTGCTGGATTTAATCTAGCGGGGCTAATTGCAATGTTTATCGGTGCGGGCGCTGCCTTCCTTTTAGTAGAACTTGCATGGATAATCGGATTAGTAATGGCGGGTATCTCTTACTATCTTCTCACAAAGTATGCATTTAAAGACTCAAGTTTCAAAAAAGGAACGATTTTTGAAAAATAA
- the allW gene encoding allantoin permease, translating into MNRFNREQVKAAGYSEDVLPTKEEERNWSFGNFSTVWMGSVHNIPNYIAIGGLFALGMSVGQVFAAIMVASIIIAAMLVLNGHAGSKYGLPFAMLLRLSYGTKGSMIPGILRGVIAAIMWFGFQTYAGSQALSILIGKLWPAYLTLGGDWSLLGLTLPGLLSFLIFWLFNVALIFGGMGFLGKFTNILSPLVYIVFGGMAIWAINLAGGIGPILAYTGSGVTGNKTIIFIAAVTAVIAAWAAPIVNVSDFTRMAKSTKDQALGQTIGLVVTYLLFAVASIAIIVGSEIAFGTPIWNVLDVVARFDGTFAIAISVLTLCLTTLSVNVTGNIVPAGYQLASLFPKKITFKSGAIIAAIIGILVMPWKLMENATSIFTFLNIIGGILAPVTGVMLAQYFVISKSEIDLNELYAKKGKYNYKNGFNVNAIITTIIAGVICLIGNFVPVLKPLYDMSWFVGIISAFIIYTLLERPHLKGTLFEKTPKLNEENS; encoded by the coding sequence TTGAATCGTTTTAATAGAGAACAAGTAAAGGCAGCCGGATATAGTGAAGACGTCTTGCCGACAAAAGAAGAAGAAAGAAACTGGAGCTTCGGGAATTTTTCGACTGTCTGGATGGGTTCTGTCCATAACATCCCAAACTATATTGCAATTGGCGGGCTCTTTGCTTTAGGAATGTCAGTTGGACAGGTTTTTGCAGCCATTATGGTTGCCTCCATTATAATAGCAGCAATGCTAGTTCTTAATGGTCATGCTGGATCAAAGTATGGATTGCCATTTGCGATGTTACTGCGTCTATCCTATGGAACAAAAGGTTCAATGATTCCTGGTATATTAAGGGGAGTAATTGCGGCGATTATGTGGTTTGGATTTCAGACCTACGCGGGCAGTCAAGCCTTATCAATCTTAATTGGAAAGCTTTGGCCAGCATATTTAACGTTAGGTGGAGATTGGAGCCTATTAGGATTAACATTACCTGGATTACTTTCATTTTTGATTTTTTGGTTATTTAATGTTGCTTTAATTTTTGGAGGAATGGGGTTCTTAGGAAAATTTACAAATATCCTTTCACCGCTTGTTTACATAGTTTTTGGTGGAATGGCAATATGGGCCATTAACTTAGCTGGTGGAATTGGACCAATATTAGCTTATACTGGCTCAGGAGTAACTGGAAATAAAACGATTATCTTTATTGCTGCTGTGACAGCAGTCATTGCTGCTTGGGCAGCACCAATTGTAAACGTTTCCGATTTCACAAGGATGGCGAAATCAACGAAGGACCAAGCACTTGGACAAACAATCGGTCTTGTTGTGACATATTTATTATTTGCCGTTGCCAGTATCGCAATTATTGTCGGTTCTGAAATCGCTTTTGGAACTCCGATATGGAATGTCCTAGATGTAGTTGCTCGGTTTGACGGAACATTTGCTATTGCTATTTCCGTTCTTACACTTTGTTTAACAACATTATCTGTTAACGTTACAGGAAATATTGTTCCAGCTGGTTACCAATTAGCATCCTTATTTCCAAAAAAAATCACTTTCAAATCCGGTGCAATTATTGCAGCAATCATTGGTATACTCGTTATGCCATGGAAGCTGATGGAAAATGCAACAAGTATTTTCACTTTCTTAAATATTATTGGCGGTATATTGGCTCCTGTTACTGGAGTCATGTTAGCCCAGTATTTTGTCATCTCAAAATCAGAAATTGATTTGAACGAGTTATATGCGAAAAAGGGCAAGTACAACTATAAAAATGGTTTTAATGTAAATGCCATTATAACGACAATTATCGCAGGCGTCATTTGTTTAATTGGGAATTTTGTGCCAGTTTTGAAACCGCTTTACGATATGTCCTGGTTTGTCGGAATCATTTCGGCGTTTATTATTTATACATTGCTTGAAAGACCGCATTTAAAAGGGACTTTATTTGAAAAGACTCCAAAATTAAATGAGGAAAATAGTTAA
- the allB gene encoding allantoinase AllB, with protein sequence MGYDLVIKGGNVVLRDGVYKVDIGIKDEKISCIAEQITADAKEVIDATGQYVMPGMIDTHVHISEPGRTEWEGFETGSKSLAAGGTTSYVEMPLNALPATINKEALDLKLEAAVNQNYVDYAFYGGLVPQNLEKLKELADEGVLAFKCFLSDITSDVPGDFTHVDDYTLYKGMKKLAELDQLLCIHAENPSVTSGLSKEFAREGKNSGVEYAESRPVFTEVEAVQRAILFAKETGCKLHLVHISTSEAIQTILKARAEGVDVTVESCPHYFAFTAEQVDEIGPRAKCQPPIRKAEDQAKLWDELLNGNIDWLTSDHSPCTEDLKQGNLWEAWGGISGAQNNVDLMFDLAVKQRGLPISKFVDLIATNPAERFNITHKGEIAVSKDADIILVDPNQSYVVKREELYYKNKHSAYEGRKIDCRVTKTIVRGNVVFDLEKGIVGSPVGKLISAK encoded by the coding sequence ATGGGATATGATTTAGTTATTAAAGGCGGAAATGTTGTATTACGTGATGGGGTTTATAAAGTTGATATCGGCATCAAAGATGAGAAAATCTCATGTATTGCTGAGCAAATTACCGCTGATGCAAAAGAAGTAATTGATGCAACTGGACAATATGTTATGCCTGGAATGATTGATACACATGTTCATATTAGTGAACCTGGACGTACAGAATGGGAAGGTTTTGAAACCGGCTCGAAATCATTAGCAGCGGGCGGAACAACAAGTTATGTAGAAATGCCTCTTAATGCTTTACCAGCCACAATCAATAAAGAAGCGTTAGATCTAAAACTTGAAGCAGCAGTTAATCAAAACTATGTTGACTATGCTTTTTATGGCGGTCTTGTTCCACAAAACTTGGAAAAATTAAAGGAATTAGCTGATGAAGGTGTACTTGCTTTTAAATGCTTCTTATCTGACATCACTAGTGATGTTCCAGGTGATTTCACACATGTAGATGATTACACATTATATAAAGGTATGAAAAAGTTAGCTGAATTAGATCAGCTGCTATGTATACACGCGGAAAATCCATCGGTAACATCTGGACTTTCTAAAGAATTTGCGAGAGAAGGAAAAAACTCTGGAGTAGAATATGCTGAATCACGCCCTGTTTTTACAGAAGTGGAAGCAGTTCAGCGTGCGATCCTTTTTGCTAAAGAAACTGGTTGTAAATTGCATCTTGTTCATATTAGTACTTCTGAGGCAATACAAACAATATTGAAAGCTCGTGCAGAAGGTGTAGATGTAACGGTTGAGTCATGCCCTCATTATTTTGCCTTTACTGCCGAACAAGTGGATGAAATTGGCCCTAGAGCAAAATGTCAGCCTCCTATCAGAAAAGCAGAAGATCAAGCAAAATTATGGGACGAGCTTCTTAACGGGAATATCGACTGGCTAACTTCTGACCATTCGCCTTGTACTGAGGACTTAAAACAAGGAAATCTATGGGAAGCCTGGGGCGGTATTAGCGGTGCGCAAAATAACGTTGATCTTATGTTTGATTTAGCAGTAAAACAACGTGGTTTACCTATTTCTAAGTTTGTTGATTTAATCGCAACAAATCCGGCTGAACGATTTAATATTACCCATAAAGGTGAAATTGCTGTTTCAAAAGATGCAGATATTATTTTAGTTGACCCTAATCAATCATATGTTGTAAAAAGAGAAGAACTTTATTATAAAAACAAACACAGTGCGTATGAAGGCAGAAAAATTGATTGCCGTGTAACTAAAACAATCGTTCGCGGAAATGTTGTTTTTGATTTAGAAAAAGGAATTGTTGGAAGCCCTGTAGGAAAGCTGATTTCAGCTAAATAA
- a CDS encoding PucR family transcriptional regulator: MKIMNDLFILEGMKESVVLAGHRGLTRNVQFVNISDTPDVIQFLDRNHLLLTTGYAFNNNIQLMCELIKQMHELNCSGMVIKINRFLQELPTEVKLLADDLAFPIIDLPTKHTLGEVSRYILNYLNDHEAEQLYYALHVQKEFSDMMIKGYSLTALIEQLGHFLSRPTLLLNHRGEKIAHSHDFRMDSMKLVEQEIIEKVKEDLAAAREGSTFVIPSKEQQSISTFPVQTKRQHPSMLVIIDSLTLPYPSSQMAIEQAGNVISFTIIKEQAIEENSRLLKNNFFDDLIEKRIHSDEEILSRANYYGLNEDLNNICIICTVDQEGQNYEALQLYEKKVGELHNTIYDQLEDEIIHSNMEGILFTKEKYFVMILQFENFSDEDLYVVTEFIKNCQEGLQGDYSISFGISNAVNSIKDITTAYNEAVEAIMSGYDMNKLGFINFYKTKELEELLNAIPKKDLKALYENTLKSLAYPKTKEDQELIKTIQVFLDSQCEISETSRRLYIHRNTVKYRIEKTEELLNCSLRDPVDSLRIRVALMIGTILKEIE; encoded by the coding sequence TGAAGGAAAGTGTTGTCCTTGCAGGCCACAGAGGACTCACTCGAAATGTCCAATTTGTTAATATTTCTGATACGCCTGATGTAATCCAATTTTTAGATAGAAATCATTTACTCCTTACAACTGGATATGCTTTTAATAACAATATTCAGTTAATGTGTGAACTGATTAAACAAATGCATGAATTAAATTGCTCTGGGATGGTTATCAAAATCAATCGCTTCTTACAAGAATTGCCTACAGAAGTGAAATTGCTCGCAGATGATTTAGCATTTCCAATTATTGATCTTCCTACAAAACATACATTAGGGGAAGTTTCCCGCTATATCTTGAATTACTTAAATGATCATGAAGCTGAACAGCTTTATTATGCCCTTCATGTTCAGAAAGAGTTTTCTGATATGATGATCAAAGGCTATAGCTTAACTGCGCTGATCGAACAATTAGGACATTTCTTATCACGTCCTACCCTCTTATTGAATCATAGAGGAGAAAAAATCGCACATAGTCATGACTTTCGAATGGATTCAATGAAATTAGTCGAACAGGAAATCATCGAAAAAGTAAAAGAAGATTTAGCTGCTGCCCGGGAAGGAAGTACATTTGTTATTCCATCTAAAGAACAGCAATCTATTTCTACCTTTCCTGTCCAAACTAAAAGGCAGCATCCTAGCATGCTCGTCATTATTGATTCTTTAACTTTGCCATATCCATCTTCACAAATGGCAATCGAACAAGCCGGCAACGTCATTTCTTTTACAATAATTAAAGAACAAGCGATCGAAGAAAATTCGAGATTATTAAAAAATAATTTCTTCGATGATTTAATTGAAAAGAGAATTCACTCGGATGAAGAGATTTTAAGCCGTGCCAATTATTATGGCTTAAATGAGGATTTGAATAATATTTGCATTATTTGTACCGTTGATCAAGAAGGACAAAATTATGAAGCTTTGCAATTATATGAAAAAAAGGTCGGGGAATTACACAATACTATATATGACCAGCTTGAGGATGAAATTATTCACAGCAATATGGAAGGAATATTATTTACGAAGGAAAAATACTTTGTAATGATATTGCAATTCGAAAATTTTAGTGATGAAGATTTGTATGTTGTAACTGAATTTATAAAAAATTGTCAAGAAGGCTTACAAGGTGATTATTCTATATCATTCGGCATCAGCAATGCTGTTAATTCAATTAAAGATATTACAACCGCGTATAACGAAGCTGTAGAAGCAATTATGAGCGGGTATGATATGAATAAGCTCGGTTTCATTAATTTTTATAAAACGAAAGAACTTGAAGAATTATTAAATGCCATTCCGAAAAAAGATTTAAAAGCTCTGTACGAAAATACATTAAAATCACTTGCATACCCTAAAACAAAAGAAGATCAAGAGTTAATCAAAACGATTCAAGTTTTTCTTGATTCCCAATGTGAAATCTCGGAGACATCACGGAGATTGTACATTCATAGAAATACGGTTAAATACCGTATAGAAAAAACAGAAGAACTGCTTAATTGTTCTTTACGTGATCCTGTCGATTCACTGCGCATACGTGTCGCATTAATGATCGGAACCATTCTTAAGGAAATTGAGTAA
- a CDS encoding allantoinase, whose amino-acid sequence MTKYDLIIKNGTIVTADSTVQGDIAIKDGKIQEVSVGKSIEAAAEKEINAEGLHILPGLIDTHVHFNEPGRTEWEGLETGSRSLAAGGATSFFDMPLNSTPPTINKANLDLKKACAEEKSIVNPYYWGGLVPENISDLKELHENGVIGFKAFMSPSGIADFNHVDDETIFKGMKEIASFGSLLAVHAESTVICDQLAKEKQSQGKTSARDFVESRPIISEIEAVRRIISYAEATGCKLHVVHASSRKVVDVIKEAKQRGVDITVETCPHYLALTVKDLEEKGGLAKCCPPLRDEEEVEDLWAAVANGEINVIASDHSPAPASMKTITDNYFEGWGGISGAQSTLNIMLTEGYFKRNLSLEKIVELTSTNPAKLFGLTNKGTIEAGYDADLAIVNLNESFELQKEDLFYRHQHSPYVGMAFKGKVKTTIVNGEVVFDKNEIIENKKLTAN is encoded by the coding sequence ATGACTAAATATGATTTAATTATCAAAAACGGTACAATTGTAACTGCAGATTCAACTGTCCAAGGTGATATTGCAATCAAAGATGGCAAAATCCAAGAAGTATCTGTTGGTAAATCAATTGAAGCAGCTGCAGAGAAAGAAATCAACGCAGAAGGACTACATATTCTACCTGGATTAATTGATACGCATGTCCACTTTAATGAACCGGGAAGAACAGAATGGGAAGGTCTTGAAACGGGAAGCAGAAGTTTAGCTGCAGGTGGGGCAACCTCTTTTTTCGATATGCCATTAAACAGCACACCTCCTACCATCAATAAAGCAAATTTAGATTTAAAAAAAGCTTGTGCTGAAGAAAAATCAATTGTAAATCCTTATTACTGGGGCGGACTTGTACCAGAAAATATTAGCGATCTTAAAGAGCTTCACGAAAACGGTGTCATTGGTTTTAAAGCATTTATGTCACCAAGTGGAATTGCTGATTTCAACCATGTTGATGATGAAACAATTTTTAAAGGCATGAAAGAAATTGCTTCTTTCGGTTCATTACTTGCTGTACATGCTGAAAGCACTGTAATTTGTGATCAGCTAGCTAAGGAAAAGCAAAGTCAAGGAAAAACCTCTGCTAGAGATTTTGTAGAATCAAGACCGATCATATCCGAAATTGAAGCGGTTAGAAGAATAATTTCTTATGCGGAAGCTACTGGCTGTAAGCTTCATGTTGTTCATGCGAGCAGCAGAAAGGTAGTAGACGTTATCAAGGAAGCAAAACAAAGAGGCGTAGATATTACGGTTGAAACTTGCCCACACTACCTGGCATTAACAGTAAAAGACTTGGAAGAAAAAGGCGGATTAGCAAAATGCTGTCCACCATTAAGAGACGAAGAAGAAGTAGAAGATCTTTGGGCGGCTGTTGCGAACGGCGAAATTAATGTTATCGCATCTGACCATTCACCAGCACCAGCATCTATGAAAACGATAACAGACAATTATTTCGAAGGCTGGGGCGGAATTTCAGGTGCGCAATCAACTTTGAATATCATGTTAACAGAGGGGTATTTCAAACGTAATCTTTCTTTAGAAAAAATCGTTGAATTAACATCTACAAATCCTGCGAAACTATTTGGACTTACAAATAAAGGCACGATTGAAGCTGGTTACGATGCCGACTTAGCCATTGTTAACTTAAATGAAAGCTTTGAACTGCAGAAGGAAGATTTATTCTACCGTCACCAGCACTCACCATATGTTGGTATGGCATTTAAAGGAAAAGTTAAAACGACTATCGTAAATGGGGAAGTAGTCTTCGATAAGAATGAAATCATTGAAAATAAAAAATTAACTGCTAACTAA